The Methanofollis sp. genome has a window encoding:
- a CDS encoding formylmethanofuran dehydrogenase subunit C, with product MRITLSMRERKNPYIPIEAEKIVPSILMKGTDVTVYEGNKVRRLADLFEIVVEGEAASADEVEVVLRGDTSRVKRVGEYMDGGRITIEGDIGMHCGNFMSAGTIEVRGNAAGWFARELRGGTVICRGNTGHYCAAGYRGEKKGMAGGKVEVFGDAGDFAAEHLSGGEVIIHGNCGDMPGAEMRGGTLTIGGDCARPCGNMKAGTCTVLGTVTGMVPTFERTGETVGPDGRTFTAFVGDIANRGKGRLFIRDFQYLE from the coding sequence ATGCGGATCACTCTCTCGATGCGGGAGCGGAAGAACCCGTACATCCCCATCGAGGCCGAGAAGATCGTCCCCTCCATCCTCATGAAAGGGACGGACGTCACCGTCTACGAGGGGAACAAGGTGCGGCGCCTCGCCGATCTCTTCGAGATCGTCGTCGAGGGAGAGGCCGCCTCTGCCGACGAGGTCGAGGTCGTCCTCCGCGGCGACACCTCCCGCGTGAAACGGGTCGGCGAGTACATGGACGGCGGCAGGATCACGATCGAGGGGGACATCGGGATGCACTGCGGCAACTTCATGTCGGCCGGGACCATCGAGGTAAGGGGCAATGCCGCGGGATGGTTTGCCCGCGAACTCCGCGGCGGGACCGTCATCTGCCGCGGGAACACCGGCCACTACTGCGCCGCCGGGTACCGCGGCGAGAAGAAGGGGATGGCCGGGGGGAAGGTGGAGGTCTTCGGGGATGCCGGCGACTTTGCCGCCGAACACCTTTCAGGCGGCGAGGTGATCATCCACGGGAACTGCGGGGACATGCCTGGTGCCGAGATGAGGGGCGGGACGCTCACCATCGGCGGCGACTGCGCCCGCCCATGCGGGAATATGAAGGCAGGCACCTGCACGGTCCTCGGCACTGTCACCGGCATGGTCCCGACCTTCGAACGAACCGGCGAGACTGTCGGCCCTGACGGCAGAACCTTCACCGCATTTGTCGGGGATATCGCAAACAGAGGAAAGGGAAGACTTTTCATCAGGGATTTTCAATATCTGGAGTGA
- a CDS encoding formylmethanofuran dehydrogenase subunit A, whose translation MSELLVKNAYVIDPINRIDGEVMDIAVRDGRIVEDVGPKATVIDAEGCLTLPGGVDSHTHVCGTKVNFGRYMSPEDMRAGREARRGVKHATSGYSVPTTYANSYRYAVMGYTTLLEGAMAPLEARHTHEEFSATPLQDMMANTLFDGNWGVMNAIRDGDQDRVAEIVGWTLSAVKGFGIKLTNPGGTEAWGFGKNLTCINDEVPNFGVTPIEIIQAMIRACETLRLPHSVHLHCNNLGNPGNYACTLGTFNQIPDLNEKRQTLYATHVQFHSYGGSDWKTFCSKAEPVAYTVNNRPQIVIDMGQVMFGKTTTMTADGPMEFNLYRLHHDKWSNHDVELETGSGIIPVFYRRKNLVNSIMWAIGLELALLVKNPWQCMLTTDNPNGAPFVKYPEIIALLMSKKYRDAEFATVHPDTGSKVVLPALDRELDWNEIAVMTRAGQAKALGITGIGKGHLGLGAEADIAIYPIRVGEVDPAQEYGKVIDAFSRTKYTIKRGRPVTRDGEILVHGENTTIWVDPKMGPGHDIGHDAEFVKMFDRYYSVRMSNYPVQDEYLKRSLRMETEAVF comes from the coding sequence ATGAGCGAGTTACTCGTCAAAAACGCCTATGTGATCGACCCGATAAACCGCATCGACGGCGAGGTCATGGACATCGCCGTCAGGGACGGCCGGATCGTCGAGGACGTCGGCCCGAAAGCGACCGTGATCGATGCCGAAGGCTGCCTCACTCTCCCCGGCGGCGTCGACTCCCACACCCATGTCTGCGGCACGAAGGTGAACTTCGGGCGGTACATGAGCCCGGAGGACATGCGGGCAGGGAGGGAGGCGCGGCGCGGGGTGAAGCACGCCACGTCAGGCTACTCTGTCCCGACGACCTACGCGAACTCGTACCGCTACGCCGTCATGGGATACACCACCCTCCTCGAAGGGGCGATGGCGCCCCTCGAAGCCCGCCACACCCACGAGGAGTTCTCGGCCACGCCCCTCCAGGACATGATGGCGAACACCCTCTTCGACGGGAACTGGGGTGTTATGAATGCGATCAGGGACGGCGACCAGGACAGGGTCGCCGAGATCGTCGGCTGGACCCTCTCCGCGGTGAAGGGCTTCGGGATCAAACTCACCAACCCCGGCGGCACCGAGGCATGGGGTTTCGGGAAGAACCTGACCTGCATCAACGACGAGGTCCCGAACTTCGGGGTCACCCCGATCGAGATCATCCAGGCGATGATCCGTGCCTGCGAGACCCTCCGCCTCCCCCACTCTGTCCACCTCCACTGCAACAACCTGGGCAACCCGGGCAACTACGCCTGCACGCTCGGGACCTTCAACCAGATCCCCGACCTCAACGAGAAACGCCAGACCCTGTACGCCACCCATGTCCAGTTCCACAGTTACGGAGGGTCCGACTGGAAGACCTTCTGCTCGAAGGCCGAACCGGTGGCGTACACGGTGAACAACAGGCCCCAGATCGTCATCGACATGGGGCAGGTGATGTTCGGAAAGACGACGACGATGACTGCGGACGGCCCGATGGAGTTCAACCTCTATCGCCTCCACCACGACAAGTGGTCGAACCACGACGTCGAACTGGAGACGGGGTCGGGGATCATCCCGGTCTTTTACCGGAGAAAGAACCTGGTGAACTCGATCATGTGGGCGATCGGTCTGGAACTCGCCCTGCTGGTGAAGAACCCCTGGCAGTGCATGCTCACGACCGACAACCCGAATGGTGCTCCCTTCGTGAAGTACCCGGAGATCATCGCCCTCCTGATGAGCAAGAAGTACCGTGACGCCGAGTTCGCGACCGTCCACCCGGACACCGGGTCGAAGGTCGTCCTCCCGGCCCTGGACCGCGAACTCGACTGGAACGAGATCGCCGTCATGACGCGGGCAGGGCAGGCGAAGGCCCTCGGGATCACCGGCATCGGGAAGGGCCACCTCGGCCTCGGCGCCGAGGCCGACATCGCGATCTATCCGATACGGGTCGGGGAGGTCGACCCGGCGCAGGAGTACGGGAAGGTGATCGACGCGTTTTCCCGGACGAAGTACACGATCAAGAGGGGACGGCCGGTCACGCGGGACGGCGAGATCCTGGTCCACGGCGAGAACACGACGATCTGGGTCGACCCGAAGATGGGGCCAGGCCACGACATCGGCCACGACGCGGAGTTTGTGAAGATGTTCGACCGCTACTACTCGGTGCGCATGAGCAACTACCCGGTGCAGGACGAATACCTGAAAAGAAGCCTGCGTATGGAGACGGAGGCGGTCTTCTGA
- a CDS encoding DNA helicase PriA: MIRHECGYEAPLYCKKCGRPLEYTERRGIFCSYCGRQVTMLCPKCGKRW, translated from the coding sequence ATGATCCGGCACGAATGCGGTTATGAGGCGCCGTTGTACTGCAAAAAGTGCGGGCGCCCTCTCGAATATACCGAGCGCAGGGGGATATTCTGCTCCTATTGCGGGCGGCAGGTGACGATGCTCTGCCCGAAGTGCGGCAAGCGCTGGTGA
- a CDS encoding DUF1922 domain-containing protein, which yields MYHVIRCPGCLTFTYVDPYQRWKLCHVCGEVIDVTRSAVYLEAEDHRDAETIVCKLADFLEDTGRKDLNDAEKRKLRSEYARWVRSRMI from the coding sequence ATGTATCACGTCATCCGCTGTCCGGGGTGCCTCACCTTCACCTACGTCGATCCCTACCAGCGGTGGAAACTCTGCCATGTCTGCGGCGAGGTGATTGACGTGACCCGGTCCGCCGTCTATCTTGAAGCCGAGGACCACCGCGACGCGGAGACCATCGTCTGCAAACTTGCGGATTTTCTTGAGGACACCGGCAGGAAAGACCTGAACGATGCGGAAAAAAGAAAATTGCGTTCCGAGTACGCCCGGTGGGTCAGGAGCAGAATGATCTGA